The following proteins come from a genomic window of Nocardiopsis sp. YSL2:
- the tig gene encoding trigger factor → MKTDVEELSPTRVKLTIEVPFDELEHAFDETYKSLAKQVRIKGFRPGKAPARLIDRYVGRGAVISEAVNHAVPELYNEAIQKEELFALGQPDVEVTKLEDNDELAFTAEVDIRPKFEVSDYKGIEVTVDNAEVTDEQVDEQVGTLRERFSTLVGVDRPIEDGDHLSIDLSAAIDGEKLEDVAVSGYSYEVGTNTMLEGLDETLRGMESGGEATFKTTLVGGEHEGKEADVTVTVHSVKVKELPELDDEFAQLASEFDTIGELRDDVRKRMTEVRRLQQLSAARDKALEKLIESVDIPLPDSVVDEEITRRRQSLEQQLAQGGLTKEAYLESQEKTEEEFEEELTSGARSAVKAGFILDQLAIQEDLSADQGELSQYVFEQAQRMGVSPDQLAQHLVESNQIRVAFTEVVRGKAMDLVLAGAKVTDEDGNVVEQETTADAEGADEAVETATEPVDDTAAAEAADDSADEAESAK, encoded by the coding sequence GTGAAGACCGATGTCGAGGAGCTCAGCCCGACCCGGGTCAAGCTGACCATCGAGGTGCCCTTCGATGAGCTCGAGCACGCTTTCGACGAGACCTACAAGTCTCTCGCCAAGCAGGTTCGGATCAAGGGCTTCCGCCCGGGCAAGGCGCCGGCGCGGCTGATCGACCGCTACGTGGGCCGCGGCGCGGTGATCAGCGAAGCCGTGAACCACGCCGTTCCGGAGCTCTACAACGAAGCCATCCAGAAGGAGGAGCTCTTCGCGCTCGGCCAGCCCGACGTCGAGGTCACCAAACTGGAGGACAACGACGAACTCGCCTTCACGGCCGAGGTCGACATCCGCCCGAAGTTCGAGGTCTCGGACTACAAGGGCATCGAGGTGACCGTCGACAACGCCGAGGTCACCGACGAGCAGGTCGACGAGCAGGTCGGCACGCTGCGCGAGCGCTTCTCCACCCTCGTGGGCGTCGACCGCCCGATCGAGGACGGCGACCACCTGTCGATCGACCTCTCCGCCGCCATCGACGGTGAGAAGCTCGAGGACGTCGCGGTCAGCGGCTACTCCTACGAGGTCGGCACCAACACCATGCTGGAAGGGCTCGACGAGACCCTGCGCGGCATGGAGTCGGGCGGCGAGGCCACCTTCAAGACCACCCTCGTCGGGGGTGAGCACGAGGGCAAGGAGGCGGACGTCACCGTCACCGTGCACAGCGTGAAGGTCAAGGAGCTCCCCGAGCTGGACGACGAGTTCGCCCAGCTGGCCAGCGAGTTCGACACGATCGGCGAGCTGCGCGACGACGTGCGCAAGCGCATGACCGAGGTCCGTCGCCTCCAGCAGCTCTCCGCGGCCCGTGACAAGGCCCTGGAGAAGCTCATCGAGTCCGTGGACATCCCGCTGCCGGACTCCGTCGTCGACGAGGAGATCACCCGTCGCCGCCAGAGCCTGGAGCAGCAGCTCGCCCAGGGCGGGCTGACCAAGGAGGCCTACCTCGAGTCGCAGGAGAAGACCGAGGAGGAGTTCGAGGAGGAGCTGACCAGCGGGGCCCGCTCCGCGGTCAAGGCCGGCTTCATCCTCGACCAGCTGGCCATCCAGGAGGACCTGAGCGCCGACCAGGGCGAGCTCAGCCAGTACGTGTTCGAGCAGGCCCAGCGCATGGGCGTGAGCCCGGACCAGCTGGCCCAGCACCTGGTCGAGTCCAACCAGATCCGCGTGGCCTTCACCGAGGTCGTCCGCGGTAAGGCCATGGACCTGGTCCTGGCCGGCGCGAAGGTCACCGACGAGGACGGCAACGTCGTCGAGCAGGAGACCACCGCCGACGCCGAGGGCGCCGACGAGGCCGTGGAGACCGCCACCGAGCCGGTCGACGACACCGCCGCCGCCGAGGCCGCTGACGACTCCGCCGACGAGGCCGAGTCCGCCAAGTAG
- a CDS encoding adenylyltransferase/cytidyltransferase family protein: MTDTNAADDLVTPLSAQWFERPATLERPVIVTGVFDVLHVGHVRFLRSIAERGLPLVVGIESDERVRAWKGPGRPVNPAEERAETIAALACVSGAFTIEGPPSVADWAAYAELLRPFAPAALAFTAGDRYTQAKILGAEALGARAWELPFTPGRSTTAALGRLATSL; this comes from the coding sequence TTGACGGACACCAACGCGGCGGACGACCTGGTCACCCCTCTGAGCGCACAGTGGTTCGAGCGCCCGGCCACCCTCGAACGGCCGGTCATCGTCACCGGGGTCTTCGACGTCCTGCACGTCGGCCACGTCCGGTTCCTCCGCTCGATCGCCGAGCGCGGCCTACCGCTGGTGGTCGGGATCGAGTCCGACGAACGCGTGCGCGCCTGGAAGGGTCCGGGCCGTCCCGTCAACCCGGCCGAGGAACGCGCCGAGACCATCGCCGCCCTGGCCTGCGTCAGCGGCGCCTTCACCATCGAGGGACCGCCCTCGGTCGCCGACTGGGCCGCCTACGCCGAACTCCTGCGCCCGTTCGCGCCCGCCGCCCTGGCCTTCACCGCCGGGGACCGCTACACCCAGGCCAAGATCCTGGGAGCCGAGGCCCTCGGTGCCCGCGCCTGGGAGCTGCCCTTCACCCCCGGCCGCTCCACCACCGCGGCGCTGGGCCGCCTCGCCACCTCGTTGTAG
- a CDS encoding ABC transporter ATP-binding protein → MMSGRPSYRALVNDGSAKGHSLPPGLTRRIISYARPHWRTILMFLLVTAVSSAIVVANPLLLKTIIDRGILNGDTSLVVWLAVAAAGLAVLEGVLSLLSRWLSSRIGEGVIYLLRTQVFTHVQRMPLSFFTRTQTGSLISRLNTDVVGAQRAITSVLQSVVSNLISATAVIITMLALSWQVTLIALALVPLFLVPAKLIGRRLAHISREAMDNNADMSSLMTERFNVGGAMLVKLYGRPAEESEAFARRASRVRDLGVRQAVYGSLLFSLLGMITALAMAMVYGVGGVLAIDGAFEVGTLVALTTLMARLYGPVTTLSNVHVEIMTALVSFDRVFEVLDLEPRIKESPNARPLPEGPLSVRFDHVSFRYPGAKDASVASLELTPQAQTDDDTQVLSGVEFTAEPGTMVALVGPSGAGKTTLTHLVSRLYDPTDGSVSVGGIDLREATGDSLRDRVGVVTQDAQLFHDTVGANLRYARPEATDAEMEEVLRMARLGPLLERLPDGLDTMVGDRGYRLSGGEKQRLAIARLLLKAPSVVVLDEATAHLDSESEAAVQEALAAALEGRTSLVIAHRLATVREADQILVLEDGRVLERGTHDQLLTRGGLYTALYRTQFAPQRREGAHES, encoded by the coding sequence ATGATGTCAGGCAGGCCCTCCTACCGGGCCCTGGTCAACGACGGGAGCGCCAAGGGGCATTCGCTGCCCCCCGGGCTCACCCGACGCATCATCTCCTACGCCCGCCCCCACTGGCGGACGATCCTGATGTTCCTGCTGGTGACGGCGGTCAGCTCCGCGATCGTGGTCGCCAACCCGCTCCTGCTCAAGACCATCATCGATCGGGGCATCCTCAACGGGGACACGTCGCTGGTCGTCTGGCTGGCGGTGGCGGCGGCCGGACTCGCGGTGCTGGAAGGCGTCCTGTCCCTGCTCAGCCGGTGGCTGTCGTCACGGATCGGCGAGGGCGTCATCTACCTCCTGCGCACGCAGGTGTTCACGCACGTCCAGCGCATGCCGCTGTCCTTCTTCACCCGCACCCAGACCGGGTCCCTGATCAGCCGGCTCAACACCGACGTGGTGGGCGCCCAGCGGGCGATCACGTCCGTCCTGCAGTCGGTGGTCTCCAACCTCATCAGCGCCACCGCGGTGATCATCACCATGCTCGCGCTGTCGTGGCAGGTCACCCTGATCGCGCTGGCCCTGGTCCCGCTCTTCCTCGTTCCCGCCAAGCTGATCGGCCGCCGCCTCGCGCACATCTCCCGCGAGGCCATGGACAACAACGCCGACATGAGCTCGCTGATGACCGAGCGCTTCAACGTCGGCGGAGCGATGCTCGTCAAGCTCTACGGACGCCCGGCCGAGGAGTCCGAGGCGTTCGCGCGTCGCGCCAGCCGCGTGCGCGATCTGGGCGTGCGCCAGGCGGTCTACGGATCGCTGCTGTTCTCCCTGCTCGGCATGATCACCGCCCTGGCGATGGCGATGGTCTACGGCGTCGGCGGCGTCCTGGCGATCGACGGCGCCTTCGAGGTCGGCACGCTGGTGGCGCTCACCACGCTCATGGCCCGCCTGTACGGCCCGGTGACGACGCTGTCCAACGTCCACGTGGAGATCATGACCGCGCTGGTCTCCTTCGACCGCGTCTTCGAGGTCCTGGACCTGGAGCCGCGGATCAAGGAGAGTCCGAACGCCCGCCCGCTGCCCGAGGGGCCGCTGAGCGTGCGCTTCGACCACGTGTCGTTCCGCTACCCGGGCGCCAAGGACGCGTCGGTCGCCTCGCTCGAACTGACCCCGCAGGCGCAGACCGACGATGACACCCAGGTCCTGAGCGGCGTGGAATTCACCGCCGAGCCCGGGACGATGGTGGCTCTCGTGGGCCCCTCCGGAGCGGGCAAGACCACACTGACCCACCTGGTGTCACGGCTGTACGACCCCACCGACGGCTCGGTGAGCGTCGGCGGGATCGACCTGCGCGAGGCCACCGGGGACTCCCTGCGCGACCGGGTCGGCGTGGTGACGCAGGACGCCCAGCTCTTCCACGACACCGTCGGCGCGAACCTGCGCTACGCGCGCCCGGAGGCCACCGACGCGGAGATGGAGGAGGTCCTGCGGATGGCCCGCCTGGGCCCGCTCCTGGAGCGGCTGCCCGACGGCCTGGACACGATGGTCGGGGACCGCGGCTACCGCCTGTCCGGCGGCGAGAAGCAGCGGCTGGCCATCGCGCGGCTGCTGCTGAAGGCGCCGTCGGTGGTGGTGCTGGACGAGGCGACCGCGCACCTGGACTCGGAGTCGGAGGCGGCGGTGCAGGAGGCCCTGGCCGCGGCTCTGGAGGGGCGCACGTCCCTGGTGATCGCCCACCGGCTGGCCACCGTGCGCGAGGCCGACCAGATCCTGGTGCTGGAGGACGGCCGCGTGCTCGAACGGGGCACGCACGACCAGCTGCTGACGCGCGGCGGGCTGTACACGGCGCTGTACCGCACCCAGTTCGCACCGCAGCGGCGTGAGGGAGCGCACGAGTCGTGA
- a CDS encoding (2Fe-2S) ferredoxin domain-containing protein, which produces MNAVDGRPCQLTVCRGCCCGTKKKVPGVDHKAQLARLSTIDDHSGRTVPVRTSKCLGICFQANVVVVQPSQEGRAAGGRPVWLGQVTEDKLVEAIDDWIFEGGPGLVPLPAVLADHVTSKDAKKPKKRKKPKHSKSAKKERRKEREKAERKAERKAAKRAGEAEPDGKKSETEKPGKKKPGKKDKKHKKGKKKSGKAGKK; this is translated from the coding sequence GTGAACGCAGTCGACGGGCGTCCCTGCCAGCTGACCGTCTGCCGTGGCTGTTGCTGCGGGACCAAGAAGAAGGTCCCCGGCGTCGACCACAAGGCCCAACTCGCCCGTCTGAGCACGATCGACGACCACTCGGGCCGCACCGTCCCGGTCCGCACCAGCAAGTGCCTGGGTATCTGCTTCCAGGCCAACGTGGTCGTCGTCCAGCCCTCCCAGGAGGGCCGGGCGGCGGGCGGCCGCCCGGTCTGGCTCGGCCAGGTCACGGAGGACAAGCTGGTCGAGGCCATCGACGACTGGATCTTCGAGGGCGGCCCCGGCCTGGTCCCGCTGCCCGCCGTTCTGGCCGACCACGTCACGTCCAAGGACGCCAAGAAGCCGAAGAAGCGCAAGAAGCCCAAGCACTCCAAGTCCGCGAAGAAGGAGCGGCGCAAGGAGCGCGAGAAGGCCGAGCGCAAGGCCGAGCGCAAGGCGGCGAAGCGGGCGGGCGAAGCAGAGCCGGACGGGAAGAAGTCCGAGACGGAGAAGCCCGGCAAGAAGAAGCCTGGCAAGAAGGACAAGAAGCACAAGAAGGGCAAGAAGAAGTCCGGCAAGGCCGGGAAGAAGTAG
- a CDS encoding Rv0909 family putative TA system antitoxin — MSGTGDAFNRIKKAVDDNADKVQGAVGKAAEAAKKATGGAHDDKIDKGAGAATEYLRKRAQQDKKE; from the coding sequence ATGTCCGGTACCGGAGACGCGTTCAACAGGATCAAGAAGGCCGTCGACGACAACGCCGACAAGGTCCAGGGCGCAGTCGGCAAGGCCGCCGAGGCAGCGAAGAAGGCCACGGGGGGCGCCCACGACGACAAGATCGACAAGGGAGCCGGAGCCGCGACGGAGTACCTGCGCAAGCGGGCCCAGCAGGACAAGAAGGAATAG
- the mgtE gene encoding magnesium transporter: MSDGERAEELIDLVEQNDLTGIRLWLAEHRPHEVADELARMNDPSVMVPFRLLDKDRELEVFEELDPALQQMILLGLRDTAFHELLEEMDPDDRARLIGEAPAKIATRALAGLSPAERKMTAALLGYPEDSVGRYMTPETVILHRDLTVGRALEVVRAKGADAETIYTLPVVSDGRRLVGTITLSDLVISDDEVLLKDLVDVLAPRVRATEPVEDAARLIQEANLVSLPVVDSEERFVGVFTFDDALEVIEAADSEDMARQSGASPVGEHYVSVSVLRLVGARSVWLMLLIVAATLTVNVMQVYEATLEEVTALALFVPMLVGTGGNVGAQSATAIVRALAVGEVRVRDLPSVIWKEGRVGLLLGVMLAGIALTIGVLLVGLDIGLVVACSVIAICTWAAIIGSSMPLLARKVGVDPAVVSSPMVATLVDATGLLIYFSIARLVLGI; the protein is encoded by the coding sequence ATGTCAGACGGCGAGCGCGCTGAAGAACTCATCGATCTGGTCGAGCAGAACGATCTGACCGGAATCAGGCTCTGGTTGGCCGAGCACAGACCCCACGAGGTCGCCGACGAGCTCGCCCGCATGAACGACCCTTCCGTCATGGTCCCCTTCCGGCTCCTGGACAAGGACCGCGAACTGGAGGTCTTCGAGGAACTCGACCCCGCCCTGCAGCAGATGATCCTGCTGGGCCTGCGCGACACCGCCTTCCACGAGCTCCTGGAGGAGATGGACCCCGACGACCGGGCCCGTCTCATCGGCGAGGCCCCCGCGAAGATCGCCACGCGCGCGCTGGCGGGGCTGAGCCCCGCCGAACGCAAGATGACCGCCGCGCTCCTCGGCTACCCCGAGGACTCGGTCGGCCGCTACATGACGCCGGAGACGGTCATCCTGCACCGCGACCTCACGGTGGGCCGCGCGCTGGAGGTCGTCCGGGCCAAAGGGGCCGACGCCGAGACGATCTACACCCTGCCGGTGGTCAGCGACGGCCGCCGCCTCGTGGGCACCATCACCCTCAGCGACCTGGTCATCAGCGACGACGAGGTGCTGCTGAAGGACCTCGTGGACGTGCTGGCCCCCCGCGTACGGGCCACCGAGCCCGTCGAGGACGCCGCCCGCCTCATCCAGGAGGCCAACCTGGTCTCCCTGCCGGTGGTGGACTCGGAGGAGCGCTTCGTCGGCGTCTTCACGTTCGACGACGCCCTGGAGGTCATCGAGGCGGCCGACTCCGAGGACATGGCCCGCCAGTCGGGTGCCAGCCCGGTCGGTGAGCACTACGTGTCCGTGAGCGTGCTGCGGCTGGTGGGGGCGCGCTCGGTGTGGCTGATGCTGCTCATCGTCGCGGCCACACTGACGGTCAACGTCATGCAGGTCTACGAGGCCACCCTGGAGGAGGTCACGGCGCTGGCGCTGTTCGTGCCGATGCTCGTCGGCACCGGCGGAAACGTCGGCGCGCAGTCGGCGACGGCGATCGTGCGCGCCCTGGCCGTCGGCGAGGTCCGCGTTCGCGACCTGCCCTCGGTCATCTGGAAGGAGGGGCGGGTCGGGCTGCTCCTGGGGGTGATGCTGGCGGGTATCGCGCTGACGATCGGGGTGCTGCTGGTCGGGCTCGACATCGGCCTGGTGGTGGCGTGCTCGGTGATCGCCATCTGTACCTGGGCGGCGATCATCGGGTCGTCGATGCCCCTGCTCGCCCGCAAGGTGGGTGTGGACCCGGCGGTGGTGTCCTCCCCGATGGTGGCGACCCTGGTGGACGCCACAGGGCTGTTGATCTACTTCTCGATCGCGCGCCTGGTCCTCGGCATCTGA
- a CDS encoding PP2C family protein-serine/threonine phosphatase, which produces MKPTPTAKTTRLLRSTTQRLVAVLRRKVLFRYRLVLITLVTIAVGIGIGAVWGPSGWFPPSSTILTVLAGGLLLKRKSLAALLGVVAAVLLFVAYMLDFGQVGPGLLVTIGVTAVLSYLLSGVRERLGVQGLSGEMMLLDLRDRLRHQGRLPELPQGWGRTAVLRQAGGSSFGGDFVVSIRRENRLDVAVVDVSGKGVDAGTRALLLSGAFSGLIGAVPTRDFLAHCNDYLMRNSGGEGFVTAVHLNVDLDSGAYEIASAGHPPALHYDSGTGQWDTSEAKGVVLGVIPEMTYTSVQGKLRPGDAILLYTDGLIETPGEDLDAGIDRLLGAADTMVTRGFSSGAGAVVDTLSRDKNDDCALVVLWRD; this is translated from the coding sequence ATGAAGCCGACACCCACCGCCAAGACCACCCGACTCCTGCGATCGACCACGCAGCGGCTCGTCGCGGTGCTCCGGCGCAAGGTGTTGTTCCGCTACCGACTCGTCCTCATCACGCTGGTCACCATCGCGGTGGGCATCGGCATCGGCGCCGTGTGGGGCCCCAGCGGCTGGTTCCCGCCCAGCTCCACCATCCTCACCGTGCTGGCCGGCGGCCTGCTGCTGAAGCGCAAGAGCCTGGCCGCTCTGCTGGGCGTGGTCGCGGCGGTCCTGCTGTTCGTGGCCTACATGCTCGACTTCGGCCAGGTCGGGCCCGGCCTGCTGGTCACCATCGGGGTGACCGCCGTGCTGTCGTACCTGTTGTCCGGCGTGCGCGAACGCCTCGGTGTCCAGGGCCTGAGCGGCGAGATGATGCTGCTCGACCTGCGCGACCGGCTGCGCCACCAGGGCCGGCTGCCCGAGTTGCCCCAGGGGTGGGGCCGTACCGCGGTCCTGCGCCAGGCGGGCGGGTCGTCCTTCGGCGGCGACTTCGTCGTGTCGATCCGCCGCGAGAACCGGCTGGACGTGGCCGTGGTGGACGTCTCGGGCAAGGGCGTGGACGCCGGGACCCGGGCCCTGCTGCTGTCCGGCGCCTTCAGCGGCCTCATCGGGGCCGTCCCCACCCGCGACTTCCTCGCGCACTGCAACGACTACCTCATGCGCAACAGTGGCGGCGAGGGCTTCGTCACCGCGGTGCACCTGAACGTGGACCTGGACTCGGGCGCGTACGAGATCGCCTCGGCCGGCCATCCTCCCGCGCTGCACTACGACAGCGGCACCGGCCAGTGGGACACCAGCGAGGCCAAGGGCGTCGTGCTCGGTGTCATCCCGGAGATGACCTACACCTCGGTCCAGGGCAAGCTGCGACCCGGCGACGCCATCCTGCTCTACACCGACGGCCTCATCGAGACCCCGGGCGAGGACCTCGACGCCGGGATCGACCGGCTCCTGGGCGCGGCGGACACCATGGTCACCCGCGGGTTCAGCAGCGGCGCGGGAGCGGTCGTGGACACCCTGAGCAGGGACAAGAACGACGACTGCGCGCTCGTCGTGCTGTGGCGGGACTGA
- a CDS encoding ribose-5-phosphate isomerase, which produces MRVYLGSDHAGFELKEHLVSWLKERGHEVVDKGPAVFDAVDDYPPFVLRAAEAVAADPGALGVVIGGSGNGEQIAANKVEGVRAALAWSEDTARLAREHNDANVLGVGGRMHSLEEATRFVEVFLSTPYSDEERHTRRIRMLSDYESTGDLPPLP; this is translated from the coding sequence GTGCGTGTTTACCTTGGATCAGATCATGCGGGCTTCGAGCTCAAAGAACACCTCGTCTCCTGGTTGAAGGAGCGCGGCCACGAGGTCGTCGACAAGGGACCGGCCGTCTTCGACGCCGTCGACGACTACCCCCCGTTCGTCCTGCGCGCGGCCGAGGCCGTCGCGGCCGACCCGGGTGCGCTGGGCGTCGTCATCGGCGGCTCCGGCAACGGCGAGCAGATCGCCGCCAACAAGGTCGAGGGCGTCCGGGCCGCTCTGGCCTGGAGTGAGGACACCGCGCGCCTGGCGCGCGAGCACAACGACGCCAACGTGCTCGGCGTCGGCGGCCGGATGCACTCCCTGGAGGAGGCGACCCGGTTCGTGGAGGTCTTCCTCTCCACGCCCTACAGCGACGAGGAGCGGCACACCCGCCGCATCAGGATGCTGTCCGACTACGAGAGCACCGGCGACCTGCCCCCGCTCCCCTGA
- a CDS encoding aldehyde dehydrogenase family protein, which yields MRSLYIDGAWTDSASDEALDVVNPATEQVIDSVPAGATEDVDAAVRAATAALPGWSALTPGQRVTHLAKALELYNARIGDIAEILTRDMGAPAVFARKVQAGLPSLMFQTFIDLVEEAGERYFGGERQGTSLIVREPIGVVGAITPWNYPLHQIVLKVVPAMLAGNTVVLKPSEIAPLSAYALAEVLHDAGLPAGVFNLVSGTGPVVGEAIAAHPDIAMVSFTGSTRAGTRVSQVAAETVKKVALELGGKSPNVVLPDADLAQAVKRGVADVMRNTGQSCNALTRMLVHRDSYEEAVALAAASAEKYVPGDPADDSTRMGPLVSAAQLDKVREYVRLGVEEGARLVTGGAEPVEGRESGYFVRPTVFADVRNDMRIAQEEIFGPVLALIPYDTEEEAVAIANDTVYGLNAAVWSQDSERALAVARRLRAGQIEVNGGALNPRAPFGGYKRSGVGREWGLHGLDEFCELKSVQL from the coding sequence ATGCGATCCCTCTACATCGACGGCGCCTGGACGGACTCCGCCTCCGACGAGGCCCTGGACGTGGTCAATCCGGCGACCGAGCAGGTCATCGACTCCGTACCGGCCGGAGCCACCGAGGACGTCGACGCGGCGGTGCGGGCCGCGACGGCGGCCCTCCCGGGCTGGTCGGCGCTCACACCCGGACAGCGCGTCACCCACCTGGCCAAGGCCCTGGAGCTGTACAACGCCCGGATCGGCGACATCGCCGAGATCCTGACCCGGGACATGGGAGCACCGGCCGTGTTCGCCCGCAAGGTGCAGGCCGGCCTGCCCTCGCTGATGTTCCAGACCTTCATCGACCTCGTCGAGGAGGCTGGTGAGCGCTACTTCGGGGGCGAGCGCCAGGGCACCTCCCTGATCGTGCGCGAACCGATCGGTGTGGTCGGCGCCATCACCCCGTGGAACTACCCGCTGCACCAGATCGTGCTCAAGGTCGTTCCGGCGATGCTCGCGGGCAACACCGTGGTGCTCAAGCCCAGCGAGATCGCCCCGCTCAGCGCCTACGCGCTCGCCGAGGTCCTGCACGACGCCGGGCTGCCCGCCGGAGTGTTCAACCTGGTCTCGGGCACCGGCCCGGTCGTGGGCGAGGCCATCGCCGCGCACCCGGACATCGCCATGGTCTCGTTCACCGGCTCCACCCGGGCCGGGACCCGGGTCAGCCAGGTCGCCGCCGAGACCGTCAAGAAGGTGGCCCTGGAACTGGGCGGCAAGTCGCCCAACGTGGTGCTGCCCGACGCCGACCTCGCCCAGGCCGTCAAGCGCGGCGTGGCCGACGTCATGCGCAACACCGGGCAGAGCTGCAACGCGCTCACCCGGATGCTCGTCCACCGCGACTCCTACGAGGAGGCGGTCGCGCTGGCCGCCGCCTCCGCGGAGAAGTACGTCCCCGGGGACCCGGCCGACGACTCCACGCGGATGGGGCCGCTCGTCTCGGCCGCCCAGCTCGACAAGGTCCGCGAGTACGTCCGCCTGGGCGTGGAGGAGGGCGCCCGCCTGGTCACCGGCGGCGCCGAGCCCGTCGAGGGCCGCGAGAGCGGGTACTTCGTCCGGCCGACGGTCTTCGCCGACGTGCGCAACGACATGCGCATCGCCCAGGAGGAGATCTTCGGCCCGGTCCTGGCCCTGATCCCGTACGACACCGAGGAGGAGGCCGTGGCCATCGCCAACGACACGGTCTACGGTCTCAACGCCGCGGTGTGGTCGCAGGACTCCGAGCGCGCCCTGGCCGTGGCCCGGCGCCTGCGGGCGGGCCAGATCGAGGTCAACGGCGGTGCGCTCAACCCGCGCGCGCCCTTCGGCGGCTACAAGCGCTCCGGAGTGGGGCGCGAGTGGGGTCTGCACGGGCTCGACGAGTTCTGCGAGCTCAAGTCCGTCCAGCTGTGA